A window of the Arenibacter algicola genome harbors these coding sequences:
- a CDS encoding DUF349 domain-containing protein — translation MLEDKEDNLQNNVGTEETSGSTEEKNNSESETEANSAPSPETIETESGKNTKEVVEDKSAPIDLETKDEGKLKESSTQQAPEKEESPEEVGTTEDVVKSEKSAEATEEKEEDVLEEIDESNAEDAEDSDNHQRHHIPMPDYHAMSMENLVGELQRLVRNEKVQAIKKHVDGIKYEFDQKFQEFIDEKKEDFVNSGGNEIDFRYNSVAKRQFNEVYSDYREKRNSYYKNLEQGLKSNLAQRLEIINELKALVNVEEDINTTYKNFKDLQERWKNAGPIPRANYNDVWRTYHHHIEIFYDFLHLNRELRDLDFKHNYEEKLKIVVRAEELVQMEDLNKAFQELQTLHKIWKEDIGPVGKEHREEIWDRFSNATKLLHQRRQDYYKDLEKVYEQNLEKKHEIIQAISTIATHIASSHKELQQQIREVEKLRDSFFKAGKVPQKVNERTWASFKDAVREFNRNKNNYYKNLKKDQQANLDKKRALLELAVSLKDSEEWDTTTQEMKRIQNEWKKIGHVPRKYSDKIWKEFKTACNHYFDRLHALKNEAHKEEIENFDKKNACLENLKSFQLSGDKSKDLAAIKEFIAEWKEAGRVPFNKKSINAKFNKILDALFKKLDVNRQEAELLKYGNKIQQLANNENDYAISNERTFIRRKIDESKSEIRQLENNLQFFSNASEDNPLVKEVIKNINNHKESLATWKAKLKKLNILENNLIKEAENEQDSSADEE, via the coding sequence ATGTTAGAAGATAAAGAAGACAACCTACAGAATAATGTAGGTACAGAGGAAACCTCAGGAAGTACCGAAGAAAAAAATAATTCGGAATCCGAGACAGAGGCCAATTCTGCTCCCAGTCCTGAGACCATTGAAACCGAATCTGGAAAAAACACCAAGGAAGTCGTGGAAGATAAAAGTGCTCCTATCGATTTGGAAACCAAGGACGAAGGAAAACTAAAAGAATCTTCAACCCAACAAGCTCCGGAAAAAGAAGAATCCCCAGAAGAAGTTGGGACTACCGAAGATGTAGTGAAAAGTGAAAAGTCCGCAGAAGCTACTGAGGAAAAAGAGGAAGATGTTCTGGAAGAAATAGATGAATCCAATGCAGAGGATGCCGAAGATTCGGACAACCATCAGCGACACCATATTCCCATGCCAGATTACCACGCTATGTCCATGGAGAATTTGGTAGGTGAACTTCAGCGATTGGTAAGGAATGAAAAGGTGCAGGCCATTAAAAAACATGTTGATGGCATTAAATATGAGTTCGACCAGAAGTTTCAGGAGTTTATAGACGAAAAGAAGGAGGACTTTGTAAATAGTGGTGGAAACGAAATAGATTTCCGATACAATTCCGTTGCCAAAAGACAGTTCAACGAGGTATATTCAGATTACCGGGAAAAAAGAAATAGCTATTATAAGAACCTGGAACAGGGACTTAAATCCAATCTTGCACAAAGATTGGAAATCATCAACGAGCTTAAGGCTTTGGTCAACGTTGAAGAGGATATAAACACAACCTACAAAAACTTTAAAGATCTTCAAGAGCGCTGGAAAAATGCCGGCCCAATTCCACGTGCCAATTACAATGATGTTTGGCGAACATACCACCATCACATTGAAATATTTTACGACTTCCTACATCTAAATAGGGAGCTAAGGGATCTGGATTTTAAGCACAACTACGAGGAAAAACTAAAGATCGTAGTGCGGGCGGAAGAGTTGGTCCAAATGGAGGATTTAAACAAGGCATTTCAAGAACTTCAGACCCTACATAAAATCTGGAAGGAAGATATTGGCCCCGTTGGCAAGGAGCACAGGGAAGAGATTTGGGACCGTTTTAGCAATGCTACCAAATTGCTGCACCAAAGACGACAGGATTACTATAAAGACTTGGAAAAGGTTTATGAACAGAACCTTGAAAAGAAACACGAAATAATTCAAGCTATAAGTACAATAGCTACCCACATTGCTTCCAGTCACAAAGAATTGCAACAACAAATAAGGGAAGTTGAAAAATTGCGAGATTCATTCTTTAAAGCAGGAAAAGTACCCCAAAAAGTAAATGAGAGGACTTGGGCAAGTTTTAAGGACGCGGTACGTGAGTTTAACAGAAACAAAAACAACTACTACAAAAATTTAAAGAAAGACCAACAGGCAAATCTCGATAAAAAAAGGGCACTGTTGGAGCTGGCAGTTTCCTTAAAGGATAGTGAGGAATGGGATACTACCACCCAGGAAATGAAAAGGATTCAGAACGAATGGAAAAAAATTGGGCATGTTCCCAGAAAATACTCCGACAAAATATGGAAGGAGTTTAAGACTGCCTGCAACCATTATTTTGATCGTTTACATGCCTTAAAAAATGAAGCCCACAAGGAAGAGATAGAGAATTTTGATAAGAAAAATGCATGCCTGGAAAATTTAAAGAGTTTTCAATTAAGTGGTGATAAAAGTAAGGATTTAGCCGCTATCAAAGAGTTTATTGCAGAATGGAAAGAAGCTGGTAGGGTTCCTTTTAATAAAAAGAGCATTAATGCCAAGTTCAACAAAATTCTAGATGCCCTGTTCAAAAAATTGGATGTCAATAGACAGGAAGCGGAATTGTTGAAATACGGCAACAAGATTCAGCAACTAGCCAATAATGAAAACGACTACGCTATCTCCAACGAACGTACTTTCATCAGAAGAAAAATAGACGAAAGCAAGAGTGAAATTAGGCAATTGGAAAACAATCTTCAATTCTTTTCCAATGCTTCCGAGGATAATCCCTTGGTAAAAGAAGTAATCAAAAACATAAACAACCACAAGGAATCGTTGGCCACATGGAAGGCCAAATTAAAAAAGTTGAACATTCTTGAAAATAATTTGATAAAAGAGGCGGAAAATGAACAAGATTCCTCCGCGGACGAAGAATAG
- a CDS encoding transglutaminase-like domain-containing protein: MWLYASCLLEFQIPVPTPFLLKLRPRSGRNQWIAREEYILTPSAPVNEFTDNFGNLCQRLVAPAGNFSVRTSAYVETADSSDTAPNAPFVEVQQLPDDTLPFLHPSRYCESDRFTEMAASLVRGYSSGYDQCTAIVDYVRNTIQYTPGAGQQIISATELNQLSSGVCRDMAHLGIACCRALSIPARMVVGYLVGLVPMDLHAWFEVYVGNRWYTLDPTQADLKGGRIAIAYGRDAADVAIFTQFGNPVELLNIKVTVEQMSGPNC; the protein is encoded by the coding sequence ATGTGGTTATACGCATCCTGCTTGCTTGAATTCCAAATACCGGTTCCTACTCCGTTTTTGTTAAAGTTACGTCCGCGAAGTGGACGGAATCAGTGGATTGCACGTGAAGAGTATATTTTGACACCTAGCGCACCAGTGAACGAGTTCACGGATAACTTCGGCAATTTGTGTCAGCGACTGGTTGCACCGGCAGGGAATTTTTCAGTGCGAACATCTGCATATGTGGAAACAGCGGACTCCTCCGATACCGCTCCCAACGCTCCATTTGTGGAAGTACAACAATTGCCTGATGACACCCTTCCTTTTCTTCACCCAAGCCGGTATTGTGAGTCGGATCGATTTACTGAAATGGCTGCATCACTTGTAAGAGGTTATTCCTCTGGTTATGATCAGTGCACCGCAATTGTTGATTATGTCCGGAACACCATACAGTACACACCTGGAGCAGGGCAGCAGATTATAAGTGCCACAGAGTTGAACCAATTAAGCAGCGGAGTATGTAGGGATATGGCCCATTTGGGAATAGCTTGTTGCCGAGCACTATCAATACCGGCCCGTATGGTCGTGGGATATCTTGTGGGCCTTGTTCCGATGGATTTACACGCGTGGTTCGAGGTCTATGTTGGAAATAGGTGGTACACACTAGATCCTACACAAGCTGATTTGAAGGGAGGTCGTATCGCAATCGCCTATGGCCGGGACGCGGCCGACGTTGCCATCTTCACCCAATTTGGAAACCCAGTGGAGCTTTTAAATATAAAAGTTACAGTGGAGCAGATGTCTGGACCAAATTGCTAA
- the rny gene encoding ribonuclease Y, producing the protein MDSIAIIIGLVGLGIGFAIAKFMEKGKASKTIASAKKEAANIIKEANIEGENIKKDKIFQAKEKFLELKAEHEKVIINKDKKISEAEKRTRDKESQVSSELAKGKKLGEQLESKLKEVDYKSEFLEKKQSELEKLHKSQVQQLEVISGLSAEEAKSQLLESLKDTAKSDAMAYIQTTVEEAKLTAQQEAKKIIINTIQRIGTEEAVENCVSVFNLESDDVKGRIIGREGRNIRALEAATGVEIIVDDTPEAIILSCFDSVRREVARLSLHKLVTDGRIHPARIEEIVKKTEKQIEEEIVEIGKRTVIDLGIHGLHPELIKAVGRMKYRSSYGQNLLQHSREVAKLCGVMAAELGLNPKLAKRAGLLHDIGKVPNTEAEVETPHAILGMQWAEKFGEKPDVCNAIGAHHDEIEMKTLIAPIVQVCDAISGARPGARRQVLDSYIQRLKDLEDIAFGFGGVQKAYAIQAGRELRVIVESEKVSDDKAAELSFEISQKIQTDMTYPGQVKVTVIRETRAVNVAK; encoded by the coding sequence ATGGATAGTATAGCAATAATAATAGGATTGGTTGGATTGGGAATTGGATTTGCCATTGCGAAATTTATGGAAAAGGGAAAGGCCTCCAAAACCATAGCCAGCGCAAAAAAAGAGGCGGCAAACATAATTAAGGAAGCCAATATTGAAGGTGAAAATATTAAGAAGGATAAAATATTTCAAGCTAAGGAAAAGTTTCTGGAACTAAAGGCAGAGCACGAGAAGGTAATTATCAATAAGGATAAGAAAATTTCAGAGGCAGAAAAACGAACAAGGGATAAAGAATCACAAGTCAGTAGTGAACTTGCAAAAGGCAAGAAATTGGGGGAGCAGCTAGAGAGTAAGCTGAAAGAAGTAGATTACAAGAGTGAATTCTTGGAAAAGAAACAATCCGAGCTTGAAAAACTTCACAAAAGCCAGGTACAACAGTTGGAAGTAATTTCCGGCCTATCTGCCGAGGAGGCCAAATCACAGTTGTTGGAGTCCCTTAAGGATACCGCAAAATCGGATGCCATGGCCTATATTCAGACTACGGTGGAAGAAGCAAAGCTTACGGCCCAACAAGAAGCCAAGAAAATTATTATCAATACCATTCAGCGCATTGGTACTGAAGAGGCAGTGGAAAACTGTGTTTCCGTGTTTAATTTGGAATCCGATGATGTTAAGGGAAGGATAATTGGGCGTGAAGGACGAAATATTAGGGCATTGGAAGCGGCTACAGGGGTTGAAATAATTGTAGACGATACTCCCGAGGCCATTATCCTTTCCTGTTTCGATTCTGTACGTAGGGAGGTTGCACGTTTGTCTTTGCACAAATTGGTAACAGATGGTAGGATACATCCAGCAAGAATTGAGGAAATTGTTAAAAAGACAGAAAAGCAAATAGAGGAGGAAATTGTTGAAATTGGTAAACGTACAGTAATCGATTTAGGGATACACGGTCTGCATCCAGAATTGATCAAGGCAGTGGGTAGAATGAAGTATCGTTCTTCCTATGGCCAGAACCTATTGCAACATTCCAGGGAAGTTGCCAAACTATGTGGTGTTATGGCGGCCGAGTTGGGATTAAACCCAAAATTGGCCAAGCGTGCCGGTCTATTGCACGATATAGGAAAAGTCCCAAATACAGAGGCCGAGGTAGAAACCCCACATGCCATTCTTGGTATGCAATGGGCTGAAAAATTTGGAGAGAAACCTGATGTGTGCAATGCTATTGGTGCCCACCATGATGAGATTGAAATGAAAACACTTATTGCGCCAATAGTGCAAGTGTGTGATGCCATTAGCGGTGCAAGACCAGGGGCAAGAAGACAAGTGTTGGATTCATACATTCAGCGATTAAAGGATTTGGAAGATATCGCCTTCGGATTTGGTGGAGTGCAAAAGGCATACGCCATTCAGGCAGGAAGGGAATTAAGGGTTATTGTTGAAAGTGAAAAAGTGAGCGATGACAAGGCGGCCGAGCTTTCTTTTGAAATTTCCCAAAAAATCCAAACGGATATGACTTATCCTGGTCAGGTGAAAGTTACAGTTATTAGGGAAACTAGAGCGGTAAACGTAGCCAAGTAA
- a CDS encoding cell division protein ZapA, translating to MAEKLKIKLSIADRVYPLTIDPLQEEGLRKAAKNIEQLAKKFEQNYAVRDKQDVLAMCALQFASKIEQKGIDHSEGVKEAAERLKALNMLVSSKLGMK from the coding sequence ATGGCAGAGAAGCTCAAAATTAAGCTTTCTATAGCAGATAGGGTATATCCCTTAACGATTGATCCTCTACAGGAAGAGGGCTTAAGAAAGGCGGCTAAGAATATAGAACAGCTGGCAAAGAAATTTGAGCAAAACTATGCCGTTAGGGATAAGCAAGATGTGCTGGCCATGTGCGCACTTCAGTTTGCCTCCAAGATTGAGCAAAAAGGAATAGACCATTCAGAAGGTGTAAAAGAAGCAGCAGAGCGACTAAAAGCACTGAACATGTTGGTCAGTTCCAAGCTAGGGATGAAATAA